A window of Corvus cornix cornix isolate S_Up_H32 chromosome 4, ASM73873v5, whole genome shotgun sequence contains these coding sequences:
- the CXXC4 gene encoding CXXC-type zinc finger protein 4 isoform X4 — MNTNVCVESGPNPEAPGLPKDSHLPEGALNSLVDYNSEMERYRSFATFYKTNGGAFPQAAKIARITTPIFPSAAAAAAARIGMSPWNCDTATAAAATAMLWGSGGGGGAAGGARKPSSSSSSAAAAASAAAAAASSLHAGRGGMHHRSDSQRLGKPGCPPAEQPALPMANGNFLSTLAPEHCRPLAGECMNKLKCGAAEAEIMNLPDRVGTFSAIPALGGLSLPPGVIVMTALHSPAAASAAVTDSAFQIANLADCPQSHASASPASALGAAAGAGGGGGGGGGGGGGGGAGGTGGGAGAGAGNPAKKKRKRCGVCVPCKRLINCGVCSSCRNRKTGHQICKFRKCEELKKKPGTSLERTPVPSAEAFRWFF; from the coding sequence ATGAACACCAACGTGTGCGTGGAGAGCGGCCCCAACCCCGAGGCGCCGGGGCTGCCCAAGGACAGCCACCTGCCCGAGGGGGCCCTCAACAGCCTTGTGGATTACAACTCGGAGATGGAGAGGTACCGCTCCTTCGCCACCTTCTACAAGACCAACGGCGGCGCCTTCCCCCAGGCGGCCAAGATCGCCCGCATCACCACCCCCATCTTCCccagcgcggccgccgccgccgccgcccgcatCGGCATGTCCCCCTGGAACTGCGACACCGCCacggccgccgccgccaccgccaTGCTCtggggcagcggcggcggcggcggcgcggcgggcggcgcgaggaaaccctcctcctcctcctcctccgccgccgccgccgcctccgcggccgccgccgccgcctcctcgcTGCACGCCGGCAGGGGCGGCATGCACCACCGGAGCGACTCGCAGCGGCTGGGCAAGCCCGGCTGCCCGCCGGCCGAGCAGCCCGCCCTGCCCATGGCCAACGGCAACTTCCTCTCCACCCTCGCCCCCGAGCACTGCCGGCCGCTGGCCGGCGAGTGCATGAACAAGCTCAAGTGCGGCGCCGCCGAAGCCGAGATCATGAACCTCCCCGACCGCGTCGGCACCTTCTCGGCCATCCCGGCGCTGGGCGGCCTCTCCCTGCCCCCCGGGGTCATCGTCATGACGGCCCTGCACTCCCCCGCCGCGGCCTCGGCCGCCGTCACAGACAGCGCCTTCCAGATCGCCAACCTGGCGGACTGCCCGCAGAGCCACGCCTCGGCCTCGCCCGCCTCCGCCCTGGGCGCCGCCgccggcgcggggggcggcggaGGCGGAGGCGGTGGCGGCGGAGGCGGAGGGGGGGCCGGTGGCaccggcggcggggccggggccggggcgggcaACCCCGCCAAGAAGAAGCGGAAACGCTGCGGGGTGTGCGTACCCTGCAAGCGGCTCATCAACTGTGGAGTCTGCAGCAGTTGCAGGAACCGCAAAACGGGACACCAGATCTGCAAATTTAGGAAATGTGAAGAGCTTAAGAAAAAACCGGGCACTTCGTTAGAG
- the CXXC4 gene encoding CXXC-type zinc finger protein 4 isoform X3 codes for MNTNVCVESGPNPEAPGLPKDSHLPEGALNSLVDYNSEMERYRSFATFYKTNGGAFPQAAKIARITTPIFPSAAAAAAARIGMSPWNCDTATAAAATAMLWGSGGGGGAAGGARKPSSSSSSAAAAASAAAAAASSLHAGRGGMHHRSDSQRLGKPGCPPAEQPALPMANGNFLSTLAPEHCRPLAGECMNKLKCGAAEAEIMNLPDRVGTFSAIPALGGLSLPPGVIVMTALHSPAAASAAVTDSAFQIANLADCPQSHASASPASALGAAAGAGGGGGGGGGGGGGGGAGGTGGGAGAGAGNPAKKKRKRCGVCVPCKRLINCGVCSSCRNRKTGHQICKFRKCEELKKKPGTSLEVAVRLRDPRREDSLASARTPVPSAEAFRWFF; via the coding sequence ATGAACACCAACGTGTGCGTGGAGAGCGGCCCCAACCCCGAGGCGCCGGGGCTGCCCAAGGACAGCCACCTGCCCGAGGGGGCCCTCAACAGCCTTGTGGATTACAACTCGGAGATGGAGAGGTACCGCTCCTTCGCCACCTTCTACAAGACCAACGGCGGCGCCTTCCCCCAGGCGGCCAAGATCGCCCGCATCACCACCCCCATCTTCCccagcgcggccgccgccgccgccgcccgcatCGGCATGTCCCCCTGGAACTGCGACACCGCCacggccgccgccgccaccgccaTGCTCtggggcagcggcggcggcggcggcgcggcgggcggcgcgaggaaaccctcctcctcctcctcctccgccgccgccgccgcctccgcggccgccgccgccgcctcctcgcTGCACGCCGGCAGGGGCGGCATGCACCACCGGAGCGACTCGCAGCGGCTGGGCAAGCCCGGCTGCCCGCCGGCCGAGCAGCCCGCCCTGCCCATGGCCAACGGCAACTTCCTCTCCACCCTCGCCCCCGAGCACTGCCGGCCGCTGGCCGGCGAGTGCATGAACAAGCTCAAGTGCGGCGCCGCCGAAGCCGAGATCATGAACCTCCCCGACCGCGTCGGCACCTTCTCGGCCATCCCGGCGCTGGGCGGCCTCTCCCTGCCCCCCGGGGTCATCGTCATGACGGCCCTGCACTCCCCCGCCGCGGCCTCGGCCGCCGTCACAGACAGCGCCTTCCAGATCGCCAACCTGGCGGACTGCCCGCAGAGCCACGCCTCGGCCTCGCCCGCCTCCGCCCTGGGCGCCGCCgccggcgcggggggcggcggaGGCGGAGGCGGTGGCGGCGGAGGCGGAGGGGGGGCCGGTGGCaccggcggcggggccggggccggggcgggcaACCCCGCCAAGAAGAAGCGGAAACGCTGCGGGGTGTGCGTACCCTGCAAGCGGCTCATCAACTGTGGAGTCTGCAGCAGTTGCAGGAACCGCAAAACGGGACACCAGATCTGCAAATTTAGGAAATGTGAAGAGCTTAAGAAAAAACCGGGCACTTCGTTAGAG
- the CXXC4 gene encoding CXXC-type zinc finger protein 4 isoform X2, giving the protein MNTNVCVESGPNPEAPGLPKDSHLPEGALNSLVDYNSEMERYRSFATFYKTNGGAFPQAAKIARITTPIFPSAAAAAAARIGMSPWNCDTATAAAATAMLWGSGGGGGAAGGARKPSSSSSSAAAAASAAAAAASSLHAGRGGMHHRSDSQRLGKPGCPPAEQPALPMANGNFLSTLAPEHCRPLAGECMNKLKCGAAEAEIMNLPDRVGTFSAIPALGGLSLPPGVIVMTALHSPAAASAAVTDSAFQIANLADCPQSHASASPASALGAAAGAGGGGGGGGGGGGGGGAGGTGGGAGAGAGNPAKKKRKRCGVCVPCKRLINCGVCSSCRNRKTGHQICKFRKCEELKKKPGTSLEVAVRLRDPRREDSLASAVSLSSPRAGLGKQAGLG; this is encoded by the coding sequence ATGAACACCAACGTGTGCGTGGAGAGCGGCCCCAACCCCGAGGCGCCGGGGCTGCCCAAGGACAGCCACCTGCCCGAGGGGGCCCTCAACAGCCTTGTGGATTACAACTCGGAGATGGAGAGGTACCGCTCCTTCGCCACCTTCTACAAGACCAACGGCGGCGCCTTCCCCCAGGCGGCCAAGATCGCCCGCATCACCACCCCCATCTTCCccagcgcggccgccgccgccgccgcccgcatCGGCATGTCCCCCTGGAACTGCGACACCGCCacggccgccgccgccaccgccaTGCTCtggggcagcggcggcggcggcggcgcggcgggcggcgcgaggaaaccctcctcctcctcctcctccgccgccgccgccgcctccgcggccgccgccgccgcctcctcgcTGCACGCCGGCAGGGGCGGCATGCACCACCGGAGCGACTCGCAGCGGCTGGGCAAGCCCGGCTGCCCGCCGGCCGAGCAGCCCGCCCTGCCCATGGCCAACGGCAACTTCCTCTCCACCCTCGCCCCCGAGCACTGCCGGCCGCTGGCCGGCGAGTGCATGAACAAGCTCAAGTGCGGCGCCGCCGAAGCCGAGATCATGAACCTCCCCGACCGCGTCGGCACCTTCTCGGCCATCCCGGCGCTGGGCGGCCTCTCCCTGCCCCCCGGGGTCATCGTCATGACGGCCCTGCACTCCCCCGCCGCGGCCTCGGCCGCCGTCACAGACAGCGCCTTCCAGATCGCCAACCTGGCGGACTGCCCGCAGAGCCACGCCTCGGCCTCGCCCGCCTCCGCCCTGGGCGCCGCCgccggcgcggggggcggcggaGGCGGAGGCGGTGGCGGCGGAGGCGGAGGGGGGGCCGGTGGCaccggcggcggggccggggccggggcgggcaACCCCGCCAAGAAGAAGCGGAAACGCTGCGGGGTGTGCGTACCCTGCAAGCGGCTCATCAACTGTGGAGTCTGCAGCAGTTGCAGGAACCGCAAAACGGGACACCAGATCTGCAAATTTAGGAAATGTGAAGAGCTTAAGAAAAAACCGGGCACTTCGTTAGAG
- the CXXC4 gene encoding CXXC-type zinc finger protein 4 isoform X1 gives MNTNVCVESGPNPEAPGLPKDSHLPEGALNSLVDYNSEMERYRSFATFYKTNGGAFPQAAKIARITTPIFPSAAAAAAARIGMSPWNCDTATAAAATAMLWGSGGGGGAAGGARKPSSSSSSAAAAASAAAAAASSLHAGRGGMHHRSDSQRLGKPGCPPAEQPALPMANGNFLSTLAPEHCRPLAGECMNKLKCGAAEAEIMNLPDRVGTFSAIPALGGLSLPPGVIVMTALHSPAAASAAVTDSAFQIANLADCPQSHASASPASALGAAAGAGGGGGGGGGGGGGGGAGGTGGGAGAGAGNPAKKKRKRCGVCVPCKRLINCGVCSSCRNRKTGHQICKFRKCEELKKKPGTSLEGELWQVVGLVLTAGNTCSCCTSQAPQAGGWSREPAK, from the coding sequence ATGAACACCAACGTGTGCGTGGAGAGCGGCCCCAACCCCGAGGCGCCGGGGCTGCCCAAGGACAGCCACCTGCCCGAGGGGGCCCTCAACAGCCTTGTGGATTACAACTCGGAGATGGAGAGGTACCGCTCCTTCGCCACCTTCTACAAGACCAACGGCGGCGCCTTCCCCCAGGCGGCCAAGATCGCCCGCATCACCACCCCCATCTTCCccagcgcggccgccgccgccgccgcccgcatCGGCATGTCCCCCTGGAACTGCGACACCGCCacggccgccgccgccaccgccaTGCTCtggggcagcggcggcggcggcggcgcggcgggcggcgcgaggaaaccctcctcctcctcctcctccgccgccgccgccgcctccgcggccgccgccgccgcctcctcgcTGCACGCCGGCAGGGGCGGCATGCACCACCGGAGCGACTCGCAGCGGCTGGGCAAGCCCGGCTGCCCGCCGGCCGAGCAGCCCGCCCTGCCCATGGCCAACGGCAACTTCCTCTCCACCCTCGCCCCCGAGCACTGCCGGCCGCTGGCCGGCGAGTGCATGAACAAGCTCAAGTGCGGCGCCGCCGAAGCCGAGATCATGAACCTCCCCGACCGCGTCGGCACCTTCTCGGCCATCCCGGCGCTGGGCGGCCTCTCCCTGCCCCCCGGGGTCATCGTCATGACGGCCCTGCACTCCCCCGCCGCGGCCTCGGCCGCCGTCACAGACAGCGCCTTCCAGATCGCCAACCTGGCGGACTGCCCGCAGAGCCACGCCTCGGCCTCGCCCGCCTCCGCCCTGGGCGCCGCCgccggcgcggggggcggcggaGGCGGAGGCGGTGGCGGCGGAGGCGGAGGGGGGGCCGGTGGCaccggcggcggggccggggccggggcgggcaACCCCGCCAAGAAGAAGCGGAAACGCTGCGGGGTGTGCGTACCCTGCAAGCGGCTCATCAACTGTGGAGTCTGCAGCAGTTGCAGGAACCGCAAAACGGGACACCAGATCTGCAAATTTAGGAAATGTGAAGAGCTTAAGAAAAAACCGGGCACTTCGTTAGAG